CGGCCCCGACGGCGAGCCCGACGGTGAGGGCCCCGGCCAACCCCCCGGACCGGAGGACGGGGCCGGCCAGCGGTGGGGGGCCGAGGACGGCGGCCGCCGGCAGGCCGGGGGCAGGAGGTCCGATCTGGGCCAGGACGGCCCCGGCGGCCACCGCCGCCACCACGGTCACGGCCTCGGCGCGGAAGCGCCGGGCCAGCGCCAGGCCGACCGCCCCGAGCAGGAGCGCGGCCTTGGCCACGATGACCCGTCCGTACGCGCTCGACAGCAGCGCCCCCGGCCCGGGCAGGACCTCGAAGGCCAGGGCCACGCCGGTTCCCGCCACACCGGCCAGGGCCAGCGCGGCCGGCCGGGCCTGGGCGGCCAGCGCCCGGCGCCGACCGGCTGAGGTGTCCCGTGACCGGAGACCGGCCACGACGGCCTGGAGGACGGCTCCCAACCACGCGCTGACGGCCACGACGTGCGCCGCCTCGGTGGCCCAGCCCCACCGCCCGGCCTGGGCGGGCCCGTGTCCGGCGCCGACCCACACGACGAGGGCGGCCACGGTCAGGCCGACCGGGAGCTCGCGGCGCTCGGTCCAGGGCAGCACGGCCAGGGCGGCGCCGAGGGCCGCGGCCGTCGCCAGGGCCAGGTAGGCGAGGCGGGGTGGCGACGTGCCGGCGGTGGCCAGCACCGCCACCGTCTGGAGGGCGGCGCCGGCCAGGCCGACGCCCAGGCCGGGCACCACGAGAGGCGAGCTGCGGGCGCCCCGGCCCGCCGCGGTCAGGCCCCCGAGGGCCGCCGCCGTCCCCCCGACCACCAGCCACGAGGCGGCCGCCTGCAGCGGGTTGGGGAACGGGGTGCCGCTGGTGGGGGCGGGCACCACTCCGGAGAACCGGCCCACCCCGAACGAGAAGGACCCCGACGTCAGGTGGCCGTCGACGGCGGAGACCGCCCGCCACGTGACGGTGTAGACGCCGGAGCCGAGGGCCCCTCTCCGGGCCGAGGGAGATGCCTCCATGGCCGTACCCCCACCCGTCAGGCTGAGCACGAGCCGGCGGGTCGGCCCCCCGGCCTCCTCGAGGTCGATCCCGGAGCCGTGGCTGCTCAGAGCCTCGCTGAAGCGCAGCGAGATCCGGGCCGGCCCCGCAGTCAGCCGGGCGCCGGGCGCCGGGGTGGCGCCCACGAGGAAGGCGTGGGCGCCGGCGGGCCGGGCGCCGAGCAGGAGAACAGCGGCCAGCGCCGCCCCGACGAGGCCGGCGGCCACACCGGCCCGAGCTCGCGGGCGGAGGGCGCGTTGCACCGGCCCATCGTCCCAGGCCCCGCCGCATGGCGGCACGCAGCGGCGCGGATAGCGTCGGCCCGATGGGGGACTCTCTCGCCACGGTCACCGAGGTGCTGCAGTCTCTGGCCGAGAAGGGCTACGACACCGACTTCTTCCTGGCCGGCGACCAGGTGCGCTGCGGTGGGTGCGGCGCCGTCGTCTCCGCCGCAGATCTGACCATCGACGAGGTCTACCGCTTCGAGGGCCAGAGCGACCCCGGAGACGAGATGATCGTCGTGGCCCTGGCGTGCAGGCCGTGCGGGCGCCGGGGCACGCTGGTCAGCGCCTACGGACCCGACAGCTCCCCAGAGGAGGCCGCCATCCTGCGGGCCCTGAGGGACGGCCGACCGGGCGAGCCCGGGGCCTGAGGACGCGCGGGGTTCAGTCCCGGTCGGAGCGACCGGTGACGCGGAACACGAACCGCGCCGCGTAGACCCCGGCCACGATGGCGACGATCGGCATGACGACGTGGCGCAGCAGCGCCAGGGCCACGAACGCCGTCGCGTAGACCGCTCCCGCCACGATGAAGAAGGTGACGACGGTCGGCACGGCCCGGTGGCGGAGGGCGCCGTGCTCCTCGGAGCGCTCGATGCTCACAGGCACCAGTGTGGCAGGGTAACGATCATGGCGCTGCGCGTCGGCATCCAGACCCCGATCCTCGTGCAGACCACGCGCGGCCACGCCGGCTGGGAGGAGGCGGCGGGAACCGACGAGCTGCGCCGTCTGGTCCAGGCCGCCGACCGGCTCGGGTACCACCACCTGACGTGCAGCGAGCACGTGATGGTGCCCGGCTCGGAGGTGGGCCGCCGGGGCTCGGTCTACTGGGACCCCCTGGCCACGCTGGCGTGGATCGCCGCCCTCACAGAGCGGATCAGGCTGGCCACCAACGTCGTGGTGCTCGGCTACCACCACCCGGTGGCGCTGGCGAAGCGCTACGGGACGCTCGACCGGTTGAGCGGCGGGCGGCTCGTCCTCGGCGTGGGGGTGGGGTCGATGGAGGAGGAGTTCTCGCTGCTCGGCGCCCCGTTCGAGGACCGCGGGCCCCGCGCCGACGACGCCATCCGGGCCCTGCGGTCGTGCTGGGCGCGTCCCGAGGTGAGCTACAGCGGGCCCTTCCACCGCTTCGGACCGTTCACCGTCGAGCCGCACGGCGTGCAGGAGCACCTGCCGATCTGGGTCGGGGGCTACACCCGGCGCTCGCTGGCGCGGGCGGTGGAGCTGGCCGACGGGTGGACACCCTTTGCCCTGCGGCTCCCGGCGGTGAAGGAGCTGCTCGCCGCCTTCGACCTTCCGGCGGGCTTCGAGGTGGTGCTGGGACCACCCCGGCCTCTCGACCCGGTGGGGGATCCCGAGGGGGCCCGGCAGCTCCTCGCCGAGATGGAGGAGGCGGGGGCAACCGCAGTGCACGCCGGCTTCGTGCACCACTCGGTCGAGCACTTCCTCGAGCAGCTCGAGGCCCTGGCCCCGCTTGCCGCCGGATGACGGCGGAGGCCCGGTGAGCGCCCGACGCCCCCCGCCGACGGGGTTCGTATGTCAGATCCGGGGGATCAGGCGAGCGGGGATCGGCTGGTGGCCGAGGCTCCCGGGCAGTGGCGGATAGCGCGCCCCTTCCACCGCTTGCAGTCTCTCGACCCGCTCGATCAGGACGCGCACGGCGGTGACGCCTTCGAGCCGGGCCAGTGTCGCCCCCGGGCAGATGTGGGGCCCGGCTCCGAATGCCAGATGCCGACGGGGGTCCTCCCGGTCCAGCCGGAAGGCCTCGGGGTCGTCGTAGACCTCCTCGTCGCGGTTGGCGCAGCCGATGCCCATCGTGACCCATTCCGACCGCTGCACCAGCGCTCCACCGATCTCGACGTCGCGGGTCACGTGGCGGGGTGTGCCCTGTACCGGTGAGTCGTGGCGGAGGGACTCCTCGACCAGGCGGGGCACCAGAGCCGGATCGTCGGACAGGGCCGCGTAGAGGCCTGCGTCCTGCACCAGCCGGTTCATCAGATGGGCCAGGAGCGAACGGGTGGTGTGCACCCCGGCCTGGATCATGAAGTGCAGCTGGGTCGTGATCTCCCGATCGGTCAGCGGTCGCCCCTCGATCTCGGCGTCGAGCATCACCTGGAACAGGTGGTTGGACGGCTCGGCGCGCTTGAGCTCCTCCGCCAGGCGCGCCTCGAAGAAGGGATGGCTGGCGGGCCCCTCGGGCGGAGCATCGGGTGAGCACGGACGGGTCATGATCGTGCCGTCCATCGACCACCGCATGAAGTGGGCCACCGCGTCGGCGCCGAACCCCATTATGTGGGCCATGGCAAAGGCGGGGATGGCCATCGCGTACTCGGCATGGAGATCGACGACCTCTGGCTCCGACAGGCGGTCCACGAGGCGGTGACACTCGGACACGATGGCGGGCTCGACCTGCTTCACGCGGTGGGTCGCGAGGGCGGCGTTGAACAGGCGGCGGATGGCACCGTGGCGGGGCTCGGCGATCTCGCTGAGGTAGTGCTGATCGTCGGGAATGGCGCCGACCCCCGCGGGGATGCCGGTCATCGCTCCGAGATCGGCGCGGAAGACGTCGATGTCCTTCAGCGCCGCCTCGACGTCGGCGTAGCGCCCGAGGTACCACTCTCCAGCGGGCGTGCGGTAGACGCGATGCTCCCGCCGGATCGTCTGCAGCTCGTCGAACGGCACGCCGTCTTCGACGTACCGGGGGTCACCGGGGTCGAAGGAGGCCACTGGCTCACGCTCCGCCCCGGCTGCGGAGCGATGTGAGCACCGCAATGGTGGTCTCGCGCTCCTCGGGCGTGCCGAACACGTCGGCCATCAGCTCGGTCACTCCGATCGCGGCCAGCTCCGTCACCCGGGCGGCCACCGTGCCGGCGTCTCCCACCACGGCCAGGTCGGCCAGGTCCTCCAGCCCCTCGAGAGCGAGCTGTCGCTGGTACGAAGGCATCCGGCCGGCGTTCTCGATACGGGGTCGGATGGTCTCCCGGGCCCGCGCCACGTCGTTCGTGACGCACACGGGCAGCCCGGCGACGACGCGTGGATCCGACCGGCCGGCTCGGGACGCCGCCGCCTGCAGGGCGGGGACGATCCGGGTGGCCAGGGTGCCGGGCCCGGTCATCCAGGTGACG
This portion of the Acidimicrobiales bacterium genome encodes:
- a CDS encoding LLM class F420-dependent oxidoreductase, with amino-acid sequence MALRVGIQTPILVQTTRGHAGWEEAAGTDELRRLVQAADRLGYHHLTCSEHVMVPGSEVGRRGSVYWDPLATLAWIAALTERIRLATNVVVLGYHHPVALAKRYGTLDRLSGGRLVLGVGVGSMEEEFSLLGAPFEDRGPRADDAIRALRSCWARPEVSYSGPFHRFGPFTVEPHGVQEHLPIWVGGYTRRSLARAVELADGWTPFALRLPAVKELLAAFDLPAGFEVVLGPPRPLDPVGDPEGARQLLAEMEEAGATAVHAGFVHHSVEHFLEQLEALAPLAAG
- a CDS encoding copper resistance CopC family protein, which produces MQRALRPRARAGVAAGLVGAALAAVLLLGARPAGAHAFLVGATPAPGARLTAGPARISLRFSEALSSHGSGIDLEEAGGPTRRLVLSLTGGGTAMEASPSARRGALGSGVYTVTWRAVSAVDGHLTSGSFSFGVGRFSGVVPAPTSGTPFPNPLQAAASWLVVGGTAAALGGLTAAGRGARSSPLVVPGLGVGLAGAALQTVAVLATAGTSPPRLAYLALATAAALGAALAVLPWTERRELPVGLTVAALVVWVGAGHGPAQAGRWGWATEAAHVVAVSAWLGAVLQAVVAGLRSRDTSAGRRRALAAQARPAALALAGVAGTGVALAFEVLPGPGALLSSAYGRVIVAKAALLLGAVGLALARRFRAEAVTVVAAVAAGAVLAQIGPPAPGLPAAAVLGPPPLAGPVLRSGGLAGALTVGLAVGA
- a CDS encoding cytochrome P450, yielding MASFDPGDPRYVEDGVPFDELQTIRREHRVYRTPAGEWYLGRYADVEAALKDIDVFRADLGAMTGIPAGVGAIPDDQHYLSEIAEPRHGAIRRLFNAALATHRVKQVEPAIVSECHRLVDRLSEPEVVDLHAEYAMAIPAFAMAHIMGFGADAVAHFMRWSMDGTIMTRPCSPDAPPEGPASHPFFEARLAEELKRAEPSNHLFQVMLDAEIEGRPLTDREITTQLHFMIQAGVHTTRSLLAHLMNRLVQDAGLYAALSDDPALVPRLVEESLRHDSPVQGTPRHVTRDVEIGGALVQRSEWVTMGIGCANRDEEVYDDPEAFRLDREDPRRHLAFGAGPHICPGATLARLEGVTAVRVLIERVERLQAVEGARYPPLPGSLGHQPIPARLIPRI